The following is a genomic window from Deltaproteobacteria bacterium.
TGCCGATCGGCTTATCCGGAAAAATACGAATCCAAACCTTTCCGCCGCGCTTCACGTGCCGGGTGACCGCAATACGTGCCGATTCGATCTGCTGGGCGGTCATCAGGCCGCATTCCAGTGCCTTGAGCCCGTATTCCCCGAATTCAAGGGTACTGCCTCGGTAGGCCTTCCCCTTCATCCTGCCCCGTTGCCTTTTTCGATATTTGACCTTCTTTGGACTCAGCATAACATCTTCCTAAATCTTACTATTCTTGTTCGGTAATATTTCACCCTTAAAGATGATCACTTTTACACCGATGACCCCGTATGTCGTGTGGGCCTCTGCAAATCCGTAATCAATATCGGCCCGGATCGTGTGGAGCGGTACCCGTCCTTCTCTATACCATTCCCGTCGTGCCATTTCAGCGCCACCCAGTCTGCCGCTGCACGAAATCTTTATGCCCTGTGCGCCGAATCTCAGTGCAGAGGTAACGCTCTTCTTCATGGCCCGTCGAAAGGCAATCCGCCGTACCAACTGCATGGCAACACTTTCAGCAACCAGTTGGGCGTCGACCTCGGCTTTCCTCACCTCCTGAATGTCAAGGATCACATCCCGCTTGATCTCCTTTTCCAAATCAGACTTGAGTTTTTCGATCTCCACGCCCTTTTTGCCAATCACAATTCCTGGCCTTGCCACGTGCATCCGCACACGGACCTTATTCGCCGCCCTCTCAATCTCTATTCTTGAAACGCCGGCCTGGAGAACACGTTTCTTCAGGAATTTCCTGATATTGAAATCCTCAAGAACAAAATCGCTGTATTGCTCATTGGCGAACCATTTCGAGTCCCAACTTCTGTTGATCCCCAATCTAAAACTGATCGGATGAACTTTTTGTCCCAATATACACCTCCAGCGTGAACAAAATCTCTCGTCGACGCATCAACGATCCACGATCTATTTCTCGTCCAGAACAACCGTCAGATGGCTGGTTCTTTTCCGTATTCTGGTTGCGCGGCCCTGGGCCCGCGGCCGCCATCGTTTCAAAGTCGGACCTTCATCAGCGTATATCTTTGCGATATAAAGCGAGTCCACATCCAAGCCGGCGTTTTCCTGGGCATTCGCTACTGCCGAATGGATCAATTTCTTTACGATTCCCGCACCCCGTTGAGGTGCAAAAGCAAGCGCATTCAGCGCCTCTTCCGCCTTCTTCCCCTTGACCTGCCCCATGACGAGCCGAACCTTGCGGGGCGAAATCCTGACAAATCTTGCCGCTGCCCTTATTTCCATTTCAGCCCCTTATTTCTGCTTCCCTTTCAACTTCGATTTTTTATCTCCTGCATGCCCATAGAAGGTCCTTGTAGGAGAAAATTCACCCAATTTGTGGCCGACCATGTCCTCCGAGACAAACACCGGCAGAAACTTCTTGCCGTTGTGAACGGCAAACGTAAGCCCGACAAAATCGGGAAGGATCGTGGATCTGCGAGACCACGTCTTTATGATCTGCCGCCTGCCCGTATCACTTGCCGTTTCTACCTTCTTAAGTAGGTGGTCATCCACAAACGGTCCCTTTTTAATAGATCTCGGCAAAATCTCTTCTCCTGCTGCATCCTACATTCTTAATGATCTTGATGATGACGGGTTCTCCCCGTACATACTCCACCCATACACCCTATTTGGTTCGGCGTTTGACAATAAGCCGGTCACTCTCTTTTCTGATCCGGGTCCTGTACCCCTTGGTCGGAACCCCCCACGGCGTCACAGGATGCCTTCCGCCGGAGGATTTTCCTTCGCCGCCCCCATGGGGATGATCCACCGGATTCATGGCAACGCCCCTCACGCGAGGCCGTTTTCTCAACCACCGATTCCTGCCTGCCTTGCCGATAGATATGTTTTCATGGTCCAGGTTGCCTACCTGCCCGATCGTCGCCCTGCAATCCTGCAACACCATCCGAACTTCTCCGGAGGGAAGCTTAACCTGCGCATATTTCCCCTCCTTGGCCATTAACTGGCAATAACTCCCTGCGCTTCTCGCCAGTTGACCGCCATGTCCGATGCTCAGTTCGATATTGTGGATATGTGTCCCCAGGGGGATATCCCGGAGGGGAAGGGTATTGCCGTTTCTGATTTCCGCACCCTTTCCGGACAGGACCCGGTCCCCCGTCTGAATCCGGTTAGGGGCCAGGATGTACCGCTTTTCTCCGTCCACATAGTGGAGGAGGGCGATATTGGCAGACCGGTTCGGATCGTACTCGATAGATGCCACTATTGCCGGTATCCCGTCTTTGTCCCGCTTAAAATCTATCAGCCGGTACGCGCGCTTATGCCCTCCACCCCTGTGCCGAACGCTGATGCGGCCGTTCGAATTCCTGCCGCCCCTATTCAGCAACGGCCTGAGAAGGCTCTTTTCGGGCTTCTGTTTTGTGATCTCCTCAAACTCGGAAGAGGTCTGAAATCTTCTTCCCGGCGAGGTCGGTTTGTGAGGTTTGATGCCCATTTTTTGCTCCGCTTCGTTACACCAGAATTATTACTGAGTCCTTTACCTGCGTATCACTTCCAGCACGAATATCTTTCAGCATAGGCCACGGCTGTCTGCATATTTGACGTGTCCGATAGCTACCGAAGGACCTTACATCCCCTCAAAGAATTCTATGTTTTGACCGGGCGCCAGTTTCACGATCGCCTTTTTCCAGTGGGGTCGCCTCCCCGTCGTCTTTCCCATTCGTCGGCGTTTTCCCCTTACATTCATTGTCCTGACATCCAGGACCTTGGTCTTGAGGAGGATCTCCACAGCCTGCCTGATTTCTATCTTATTGGCGCCCCTGTGCACATTGAAGGTGATCTGATTGGTGTCGCTTTTCTGTAGATTGGCCTTTTCGGTAATGTGCGGCTCTTTGATGACTTGATAGATATCCACTATGAAACCAATGCCTCCTCTATCTTCCGTACTGCGGGCTGTTCGATAAATAGATGATCATATCTCAACAGGTCGTACACATTCAAGCCCTCATACCGCATCACCTTTACTTGAGGGACGTTTTTAGAGGACTTCTCCAGGTTTTCCGACTTTTCGCCCGTT
Proteins encoded in this region:
- a CDS encoding 50S ribosomal protein L23; amino-acid sequence: MDIYQVIKEPHITEKANLQKSDTNQITFNVHRGANKIEIRQAVEILLKTKVLDVRTMNVRGKRRRMGKTTGRRPHWKKAIVKLAPGQNIEFFEGM
- the rplP gene encoding 50S ribosomal protein L16 codes for the protein MLSPKKVKYRKRQRGRMKGKAYRGSTLEFGEYGLKALECGLMTAQQIESARIAVTRHVKRGGKVWIRIFPDKPIGKKPLETRMGKGKAAPDKWVAVVKPGRVLYELEGVPESVAGEAFRLAGHKLPFATKFVSRENVTS
- the rpsC gene encoding 30S ribosomal protein S3, translating into MGQKVHPISFRLGINRSWDSKWFANEQYSDFVLEDFNIRKFLKKRVLQAGVSRIEIERAANKVRVRMHVARPGIVIGKKGVEIEKLKSDLEKEIKRDVILDIQEVRKAEVDAQLVAESVAMQLVRRIAFRRAMKKSVTSALRFGAQGIKISCSGRLGGAEMARREWYREGRVPLHTIRADIDYGFAEAHTTYGVIGVKVIIFKGEILPNKNSKI
- the rpsS gene encoding 30S ribosomal protein S19, with translation MPRSIKKGPFVDDHLLKKVETASDTGRRQIIKTWSRRSTILPDFVGLTFAVHNGKKFLPVFVSEDMVGHKLGEFSPTRTFYGHAGDKKSKLKGKQK
- the rplB gene encoding 50S ribosomal protein L2; its protein translation is MGIKPHKPTSPGRRFQTSSEFEEITKQKPEKSLLRPLLNRGGRNSNGRISVRHRGGGHKRAYRLIDFKRDKDGIPAIVASIEYDPNRSANIALLHYVDGEKRYILAPNRIQTGDRVLSGKGAEIRNGNTLPLRDIPLGTHIHNIELSIGHGGQLARSAGSYCQLMAKEGKYAQVKLPSGEVRMVLQDCRATIGQVGNLDHENISIGKAGRNRWLRKRPRVRGVAMNPVDHPHGGGEGKSSGGRHPVTPWGVPTKGYRTRIRKESDRLIVKRRTK
- the rplV gene encoding 50S ribosomal protein L22, producing the protein MEIRAAARFVRISPRKVRLVMGQVKGKKAEEALNALAFAPQRGAGIVKKLIHSAVANAQENAGLDVDSLYIAKIYADEGPTLKRWRPRAQGRATRIRKRTSHLTVVLDEK